The segment GGCGGAAGTTCAAGCCACAAAAATATCTGCGATCATGCGGGAAATCGAGCGGATCGTGAATTCGATCCGCGACGTGCGAGATGTTTCGGTGCGCGCCGAAACCGTCGCCCAGCAGTCTTCTCACACCGCTGAAGCTGGAGGGCTGGCGGTCGATCGCGCTGTCGAAGGCATTAACGAGCTCCGATTGACGATCGCCTCTACCTCAAAAATGATGAAGCGTTTGGGCGAATCTTCGCAACAAATCGGCAAAATTGTCACTTCGATTTCTCAACTTGCCTCGCAAACCAATTTGTTAGCTCTCAATGCTACGATTGAAGCAGCCAGAGCCGGCGAACAAGGTTTGGGTTTTGCGGTTGTCGCCGAAGAAGTGCGGAAACTCGCAGAGCGATCGGCAGGCGCGACGGAGGAAATCTCGGAAATTGTCGGTACAATCCAAGAAGAAATCAGCCGCGTCATGAAGGCAATGGAATCGGGGACGCTAGAGGTAGTGGAAGGCACTAAGCTAGCCAGCGAAGCTAAAACTCACCTGAATGCGATTATCGAAGTTAGTCGAGAAATGAATGCTTTGGTGCAGAATATTACTCGCGCTTCGGCAAAACAAACTGTTTCCGCTGAGGAAATTTCTAACAGTATGCAGCAAGTTAACGAGATTGCGAATACAACTGCACAAAAAGGTTCGGATGTTAAAGCATCGCTTGATGATTTATCGGGTTCTGTCAGCAAATTGCAAAAGTCGGTAGCGAATTTCCGCAGCTAGTTATTAGGTTTGTAGTGAGGACTTTAGTCCTTTCTTGGATGCGGACTAAAGTCCTCACTACAAACCAATTTTAAGAAAGTTCGCTGGACTTTAGTCCTTTCTTGGATGCGGACTAAAGTCCTCACTACAAACCAATTTTAAGAAAGTTTGCTGGACTTTAGTCCTTTCTTGGATGCGGACTGAAGTCCTCACTACAAACCAATTTTAAGAAAGTTTGCTGGACTTTAGTCCTTTGTTGGATGCGGACTAAAGTCCTCACTACAAACCAATTTTAAGAAAGTTCGCTGGACTTTAGTCCTTTGTTGGATGCGGACTAAAGTCCTCACTACAAACCAATTTTAAGAAAGTTCGCTGGACTTTAGTCCTTTGTTGGATGCGGACTAAAGTCCTCACTACAAACCAGTTCACATTCCGCATCCTACTCAATTAATAAGCTGTCAACTGTCAACTGTCAACTGTCAACCCCTCGACTCCGCTCGGGGCTCTTCTGTCAACTGTCAAGTTTTATATATGAATGACGATGATTTAAACGAATTAATAGATGCTTTTACCGCAGAAACTCAAGAGTTTCTCCAATCAATGGAAACTCACCTGCTGGCGATGGAAGCTGCTGATTTAAAAGAGCGACAAGCGGCGGTAAAAGAAATGTTTCGGGCGGCGCATTCGATTAAAGGTGCGGGTTCGATGTTGGGCTTTCAAAACGTGTCGGCGGCCGCTCACACGCTGGAGGACTGTTTTGTCATTTTGCGCGATCGCACGGACTTGTCGGCCCTGGAACCGGTCACTGTAACTGTTTTGCTGCAAGGGGTGGACATTCTCAAAAAGATTTCGGCCGAAGCAATCGTGCACTCGGATGTCAACACTCCAGATCAAACCGCAAACTTGGAGGCGATCGCCCAAATTCAGGCCGAGTTCGAGGCAAAATACGGCAAGCCGGGGCCGCCACCAGTCCCCGCAGCCAGTCGATCGGCAGCCCCGGAAACCCTGAAACTGATTTTTGAACACGAATTGCCGCCAATCTTCAATCGCCTAGAAACCGAACTTTCCCAAGCTTCCGAGGCAGATTTAGCAAAAAGCATCACCGCCCTCAACCAGGTTTATTACCAACTCTCCGGCTTGGCTGGAATGCTGCAATTGCCGGATTTTGGGAAAGTCGCTGAACCCCTCAGAGATTTAATCGACTCTCCCGATTTGACTTTACAGCGGTTGCAGTCCGAGGGTTGGGCGATCGCCCAAAACTTGCAAACCGCACGCCAACAGCTATTAGACGGAAGGGCGATCGAACTTCCCCAAATCTCCCCCCCACCCGCCGAAAACCCACCAGAAACATCCGAAACATCCGAAATCCTCGACTCCCCCTCTCCCCGACTCCCCCTCCCCCCCACTCCCCTACTCCCCCTCTCTCCCACTCCCCCTCTCCCCAACCCACAAAGGCCGACAATCCGCGTAGACTTAGAACGGTTAACAGAATTGGTGAATCTAGTCGGAGAATTAGTCATCAACCGTACAAATTTGGAACTGCAAGAATCCGAATTGCGCGGCGAAGTCAAACGCATCCGCCGCAGTATCGTAGATTTGAACCAATTCGGCGGCCAGTTGCGGGAAGAATACGACAGACTGAGTTTTGCAGACTGGAAAGGAGGAAACGGTAATTCCGGATTGGCAAAACTTCCAGGATCTGAAACAGAATTTCCACTGATGGCGATCGACAAATCCTCGATCGCCCACGAGCACTTCGACATCTTAGAGATGGATCGTTATACAGAGTTCCACTCCACCGCCGCAGAAGTCATCGAAACCGCCGAAGCAATTTCCCAATCCGCCACCAAATTAGACACCTTAGCGATGAAATTCGAGCGCAGTACCGACCAACTGCGCCGCATCACCGAACAACTCCGCAGCCGCGTCATGCAGTTGCGAGTCGTCAGTTTCAGCCGCGCCGTCGATCACCTACCCAGAGCGCTCCGGGATATGTGCCTCACTTACGATAAAGATGTCAACCTGTTGCTAGTAGGAAGGGATACTAAAATTGACGAAAGCTTGCTCGACGCCTTGCGCGACCCCTTAGTACACTTAGTGAGAAACGCCTTCGATCACGGCATCGAAATGCCCGAAATTCGGCAAGCGAACGGCAAGCCCGCCAGCGGTCAAATTGAAATCGAAGCCCGCCATCAAGGCGGCCAAACTATCATTACCATCGCCGATGACGGCAAGGGTATCGACCCGGAAATCATTCGCCGCAAAATAGTTAAAAAGGGTTTAGCCACGGAAGAACAAGCTCAAGAATTTTCCATTGCCGAACTCTACGATTTTTTATTTTGGCCTGGTTTCAGCACTGCTGAGGAAGTAAGTGATCTTTCCGGGCGGGGAGTCGGGCTCGACGTGGTGCGAACAAATTTGCGGACTGTGCGGGGCACTGTGAAGGTGGACTCTCGCCTGGGAAAAGGTACGAGTTTTATCATCAAACTGCCATTGTTGCTATCTATTACTGAGGCTTTGATGGTAAAGACCGATCGCAATAAAATAGCAGTACCGCTGGATGCAGTCGAGGAAATTCTGCACGTCAAAGCCTCCGAAGTTCACACCGCCGGCAATCAGCCGATGCTGTGGTGGCGGGATGAATTTATTCGTTTGGTGCGGCTGCAAGATTTGCTCGAATACAGCGTCGTCGGGCCCGATGGCCCCTCTCCAGACCCCTTGACGCAAGATCACATTCCCGTCTTAGTTTTGGCTTCTACCGAAGGAATGCTGGCGGTGGCTGTCGAACGCCTCATCGGCCAGCAGGAAATTGTGGTTAAACCTTTGCCACCTCCTCTATCCAAGCCTCGCGGGGTTTTGGGGAGTACGATTTTGGGTGACGGTAAAGTTGTAACTATTTTGGATGTGGATGATTTGGTGGGTCAACCTTTATCAAATAGTTCGATCGCCCCTGCGTCGGGTAAAACGCCACCAATGGCGCCGACTTCGAGTCAGTCGCCCCAGATTTTGGTAGTGGACGATTCCTATACAATTCGACAGTTGTTGTCTCTGATGCTGACTCGCGCCCGTTACCGGGTGGTGCAGGCTAAAGACGGTTTGGATGCCCTGGAAAAGCTGCAAAATGGTCTTGATTGCAGTTTAGCGATTGTGGATATTGAAATGCCCCGGATGGATGGATTTGAATTATTGCGCTCTATGCGATCGACCCAGCGCTTTGCTAAAATTCCCGTAGCCATGCTGACATCTCGCAGCGGCGAAAAACATCGGCAAATGGCAATGGAATTAGGCGCTAATCAATATTTTACGAAACCTTACAGTGAAGCCCAACTTTTAGAAGCAATCCCCAAATTAATCAAACATTAAATCAGTTGACAGTTGACAGTTGACAGTTGACAGTTGACAGTTGACGGTTGACAGTTGACAGTTGTTAGTAGAAATATAAATAGTTCTAGCTTTTTAATTTCCCAATTCCCAATTCCCAATTCCCAATTCCCAATTCCCAA is part of the Microcoleus sp. bin38.metabat.b11b12b14.051 genome and harbors:
- a CDS encoding hybrid sensor histidine kinase/response regulator, which encodes MNDDDLNELIDAFTAETQEFLQSMETHLLAMEAADLKERQAAVKEMFRAAHSIKGAGSMLGFQNVSAAAHTLEDCFVILRDRTDLSALEPVTVTVLLQGVDILKKISAEAIVHSDVNTPDQTANLEAIAQIQAEFEAKYGKPGPPPVPAASRSAAPETLKLIFEHELPPIFNRLETELSQASEADLAKSITALNQVYYQLSGLAGMLQLPDFGKVAEPLRDLIDSPDLTLQRLQSEGWAIAQNLQTARQQLLDGRAIELPQISPPPAENPPETSETSEILDSPSPRLPLPPTPLLPLSPTPPLPNPQRPTIRVDLERLTELVNLVGELVINRTNLELQESELRGEVKRIRRSIVDLNQFGGQLREEYDRLSFADWKGGNGNSGLAKLPGSETEFPLMAIDKSSIAHEHFDILEMDRYTEFHSTAAEVIETAEAISQSATKLDTLAMKFERSTDQLRRITEQLRSRVMQLRVVSFSRAVDHLPRALRDMCLTYDKDVNLLLVGRDTKIDESLLDALRDPLVHLVRNAFDHGIEMPEIRQANGKPASGQIEIEARHQGGQTIITIADDGKGIDPEIIRRKIVKKGLATEEQAQEFSIAELYDFLFWPGFSTAEEVSDLSGRGVGLDVVRTNLRTVRGTVKVDSRLGKGTSFIIKLPLLLSITEALMVKTDRNKIAVPLDAVEEILHVKASEVHTAGNQPMLWWRDEFIRLVRLQDLLEYSVVGPDGPSPDPLTQDHIPVLVLASTEGMLAVAVERLIGQQEIVVKPLPPPLSKPRGVLGSTILGDGKVVTILDVDDLVGQPLSNSSIAPASGKTPPMAPTSSQSPQILVVDDSYTIRQLLSLMLTRARYRVVQAKDGLDALEKLQNGLDCSLAIVDIEMPRMDGFELLRSMRSTQRFAKIPVAMLTSRSGEKHRQMAMELGANQYFTKPYSEAQLLEAIPKLIKH